The DNA region CCTGAAACACCGCCGTATTCATCTACAACAATGGCCATGTGATAGCGCTGTGAGCGAAATTCTTTCAACAACACATCAACACGTTTGCTTTCAGGAACAATCACCGCTGGGCGGATCACTTCAGATAAGGCAAACTCATGGTCGGTCATGCCAAAACCATAAGCGAGTAAATCCTTCGCGAGTAATATCCCTTCAATGTGATCTTTGTTTTCACTAACCACGGGGTAGCGGCTGTGCTGTGAGTCAATCACAATTGGTAAAAACGATTCGACGCTCTGGTTGATATCAATGGTTACCATTTGCGAACGAGGCACCATAATGTCGCGAACTTTAAGTTCGGCAACGTCTAGCACACCTTCGATCATTTCCTTGGTGTCATTATCAATTAAGTCGCGTTCTTCGGCGTCTTGGATTAAATCAACTAACTCTTCGCGGCTGTTCGGCTCTCCGGTAAAAAGTTGCAACAGTTTGGTTGCCCACGTTTTACGCGCAGAACCGTTGGTAGAGTGTGGATTATCATCGCTCATGTGCTGTTTTTACTCCGTTTAGTGCTGGTCATCAGCGTAGTCATCAGCATAGGGGTCAGCATACCCCAGTGCTGCTAGAATGTCTCTTTCGAGCTGTTCCATATGCTCGGCTTCGTCGTCTTCAATATGGTCATAACCTAGCAAATGCAAGGTTCCGTGTACAACCATATGCGCCCAATGCGCAATCAACGGCTTATTCTGTTCATTTGCTTCGTTGGCAACAACCTCAGCACAAATCACCAAATCACCGAGTAAATTAATCGGCAACGGTATCGGAGACTCGAACGGGAACGATAGCACGTTAGTGGCATACGCTTTATTTCGATATTGCTGATTAAGCGCTAAACCTTCTTCAGGATCAACAATGCGTAGGGTTAATTCTGTTTCTGTGATGCTGTTCAGGTGGTGTAGCACCGCTTCAACCCAGGCTTCAAAAGAAGCTTCTGACGGCAAATCAGCTGCATCACAGGCAATCTGCACGTCGATAGTTACGTGGTTCATTAGTTTTCGTCAAACGCCTCATAAGCCTGAACGATGCGTTGCACCACAGGGTGGCGCACGACATCAGAAGCTTGGAAGAAAGTGAAACTGACATCATCGACATCTTTCAGTACTTCGATGACGTGGCGTAGTCCAGATTTTTGGCCTCGCGGCAAGTCAACCTGAGTGATATCACCTGTGATAACGGCACGAGAATTAAAGCCGATACGGGTAAGGAACATTTTCATCTGTTCGCACGTCGTGTTTTGACTTTCATCGAGAATAATAAACGCGTCGTTTAATGTGCGACCACGCATATAGGCAAGTGGTGCAACTTCTATGACATTGCGTTCAATGAGCTTTTCAACTCTTTCAAACCCGAGCATTTCAAATAATGCGTCGTATAACGGACGTAAGTACGGGTCGACCTTTTGTGCGAGATCGCCAGGTAAAAAGCCAAGTTTTTCACCGGCTTCAACCGCTGGACGCGTTAACAAAATACGGCGAATCTCTTGGCGTTCCAATGCGTCTACAGCACAAGCCACCGCCAAATACGTTTTACCAGTACCGGCAGGGCCAACGCCAAAGTTAACGTCATGAGTCAAAATAGCGCGTACATATTCAGACTGGTTATGATTGCGCGGCTTAATTAACCCACGTTTGGTTTTGATGTGGGTCATTTTTTCTGCCGCCGGATCATTCTCCGGTGACTGCTCGAGCACTTTGGCTTGTTGCACCGCTAAGTGCACCATTTGCGGTGTTACTTTGCCTTCTTCGCCTTTAACCGTTGCGGTTTCGACATAAAGATCACGCAGAATTTTGGCGCCTGCTTGCACCGTATGGTTCGGACCAATCAAACGGAATTCATTATGGCGATAGCTAATTTCAATGCCTAAACGACGTTCGATATGCTTTAAATTTTCATCTAAAGCGCCGCAAAGATCAGCGATGCGGCGATTATCGGCTGGTTCTAAATCGATGTCCAACGTACTAACAGTTTGACTCAAGGTTACCTCGTTACTTTAATTGGCTTGTGGCGGCACAAAGGTGGCGACACCCAATTCATCAGGCTGTGTTTTTGCCTGACGTGCGAGAATGGCTTGTGGCGATGTATCGACTCGTAAGCCCATATCGGATTCCACGCGCAAGACTTCGCCACGCAGTGAGTTGACAAAGACATCGGTGACTTTCACATCAACAAATTTACCGATCATATCTGGCGTACCCATAAAGTTCACAACACGGTTGTTCTCAGTACGCCCGCTTAACTCCATTGGGTCTTTTTTCGATGGTCCAGTAACCAAAATACGTTGTTCAGTACCTAACATACGGCGAGCATGAGCGTGCGCCTGCTGATTCAAGCGTTGCTGCAATAGTTGCAGGCGCTGCTTTTTGGTATCTTCGCTAACGTCATCAGGTAAATCGGCAGCTGGTGTACCAGGGCGCGCACTATAGATGAAACTGAAGCTCATGTCATAGTCAACGGCTTGAATCAAATCCATAGTTGCTTCGAAATCAGCATCGGTTTCACCCGGGAAGCCAATGATAAAGTCGGAGCTCATCGCGATGTCTGGGCGA from Pseudidiomarina andamanensis includes:
- a CDS encoding PhoH family protein, which translates into the protein MSQTVSTLDIDLEPADNRRIADLCGALDENLKHIERRLGIEISYRHNEFRLIGPNHTVQAGAKILRDLYVETATVKGEEGKVTPQMVHLAVQQAKVLEQSPENDPAAEKMTHIKTKRGLIKPRNHNQSEYVRAILTHDVNFGVGPAGTGKTYLAVACAVDALERQEIRRILLTRPAVEAGEKLGFLPGDLAQKVDPYLRPLYDALFEMLGFERVEKLIERNVIEVAPLAYMRGRTLNDAFIILDESQNTTCEQMKMFLTRIGFNSRAVITGDITQVDLPRGQKSGLRHVIEVLKDVDDVSFTFFQASDVVRHPVVQRIVQAYEAFDEN
- the corC gene encoding CNNM family magnesium/cobalt transport protein CorC (CorC(YbeX) belongs to the Cyclin M Mg2+ Exporter (CNNM) family, and was characterized as belonging to a set of three proteins, at least one of which must be present for CorA to function.), with amino-acid sequence MSDDNPHSTNGSARKTWATKLLQLFTGEPNSREELVDLIQDAEERDLIDNDTKEMIEGVLDVAELKVRDIMVPRSQMVTIDINQSVESFLPIVIDSQHSRYPVVSENKDHIEGILLAKDLLAYGFGMTDHEFALSEVIRPAVIVPESKRVDVLLKEFRSQRYHMAIVVDEYGGVSGLVTIEDILEEIVGEIEDETDYNEDNKADIRRINKSRYSVKALTTIEDFNDYFNTTFGDEEYDTIGGMVAHGFGHLPQVGEELTLGGILFKVTGADKRRIQQLQVTMTDANNVVDAD
- the ybeY gene encoding rRNA maturation RNase YbeY, whose product is MNHVTIDVQIACDAADLPSEASFEAWVEAVLHHLNSITETELTLRIVDPEEGLALNQQYRNKAYATNVLSFPFESPIPLPINLLGDLVICAEVVANEANEQNKPLIAHWAHMVVHGTLHLLGYDHIEDDEAEHMEQLERDILAALGYADPYADDYADDQH